From the Gadus chalcogrammus isolate NIFS_2021 chromosome 15, NIFS_Gcha_1.0, whole genome shotgun sequence genome, one window contains:
- the LOC130404446 gene encoding THAP domain-containing protein 6-like, whose product MCDKQEKALPHLTPGMGFPKGKGVRKKWEVALRREGFTASDCSIVCSQHFKQADFDRTVQIVRLRDGVIPSLFSFPVHLQKGRATSTSRRAEESLSVASKDSPEMTTSHPQPQPNDDHGYTLPASPTAVKAKVNEHLARVEREKRAKTTVKDLLGDLRENNLINEELSDTLAFYSDLKMDFVAKHE is encoded by the exons ATGTGTGATAAACAGGAAAAGGCCCTGCCCCACCTGACACCTGGAATGGG GTTTCCCAAAGGCAAAGGTGTGAGGAAGAAGTGGGAAGTGGCTTTGAGGAGAGAAGGATTCACTGCAAGTGATTGTTCAATTGTCTGCAGTCAACATTTTAAGCAGGCTGATTTTGACAGGACAGTTCAGATTGTCAGACTACGTGATGGTGTTATTCCATCCCTCTTCAGCTTCCCGGTTCACCTCCAAAAA GGCAGGGCTACATCTACCTCCAGAAGAGCTGAAGAAAGCCTGTCCGTGGCCTCTAAGGATTCCCCAGAAATGACAACCTCACACCCACAACCTCAGCCTAATG ACGATCATGGCTATACCTTGCCTGCTTCTCCTACTGCTGTTAAGGCCAAAGTCAATGAACATTTGGCAAGAGTGGAGCGAGAAAAGAGGGCAAAGACCACAGTGAAGGATCTTTTGGGGGATTTGAGGGAAAATAACCTCATTAATGAAGAGCTCAGTGATACGCTTGCATTCTACTCAG ATCTTAAGATGGACTTTGTGGCAAAGCATGA ATAA